The Brassica oleracea var. oleracea cultivar TO1000 chromosome C6, BOL, whole genome shotgun sequence genome includes a region encoding these proteins:
- the LOC106299231 gene encoding glycolipid transfer protein 1-like, translated as MEGTVFTPCLEGMKHVKSEQGEMLTMPFLDLCKTLFPVLDKFGAAMTIVKSDISGNITRLEKNYLSDPEKYKYLYTIVQGEIESGTAKGSSSCTNGLLWLTRAMDFLVELCRNLVAHQDWSMSQACGDSYQKTLKKWHGWFASSTSSMGLKLAPDRKKFMEVTAGSGDINADMERFCSEFGPFLQENHKFLASVGMDDMKAA; from the exons ATGGAAGGGACTGTGTTCACGCCTTGTTTGGAAGGAATGAAGCATGTCAAATCTGAACAAGGCGAGATGCTTACTATGCCTTTTCTTGACCTCTGCAAGACCCTCTTCCCTGTTTTAG ATAAGTTTGGAGCTGCTATGACTATCGTGAAATCTGACATTAGTGGCAACATAACG AGGTTGGAGAAGAACTACTTGTCTGATCCAGAAAAGTACAAGTACTTGTACACCATTGTTCAAGGTGAAATTGAGTCAGGGACAGCAAAAGGATCGTCTAGTTGTACCAATGGTCTTCTCTGGTTAACCAG GGCAATGGATTTCTTAGTGGAGTTATGCCGCAACTTGGTAGCACATCAAGACTGGTCAATGTCACAAGCTTGTGGTGACTCGTACCAAAAAACACTGAAGAAATGGCACGGATGGTTCGCTAGCTCTACCTCTTCT ATGGGTTTAAAGCTTGCTCCAGACAGGAAGAAGTTCATGGAGGTTACAGCTGGTTCTGGTGACATCAATGCTGACATGGAAAGGTTTTGCTCAGAGTTTGGTCCGTTCCTTCAAGAAAATCACAAATTTCTG GCTAGTGTTGGTATGGATGACATGAAAGCTGCTTAA
- the LOC106299921 gene encoding probable disease resistance protein At1g15890 — protein sequence MGGCVALNFSCDQAVNQTCSCLFGNRNYIYMMKANLEALETARQKLQERREDLLIRVSIEEGRGLERLPQVEGWFSRVASIDSQVSDLLKVKPTEIKRLCIFGYFSKKCISSCKYGKDVWKKLEEVKELLSEGVFEELAGKRPAPKVVKKVIQTTIGLDSMVRKAWDSIMKPERRTLGIYGMGGVGKTTLLARINNKFNEEVNELDVVIWVVVSKDLQYNGIRNQILGKLRVDKDWEKETEEEKTSSIDKILGRKKFIVLLDDLWSEVDLDKIGVPRPTQENGSKIVFTTRSKEVCRYMEADDELKLNVLSTNEAWELFQNVVGEVSLKRHPDIPTLAKKISEKCYGLPLALNVIAKAMSCKEDVHEWSHAIDVLNTSRHKFPGMEEKILSILKFSYDGLEDEKVKSCFLYCSLFPEDYEIKKEELIEYWINEGFINGKRDEDGSNNQGHVIIGSLVRAHLLMEFEKEFTPAVKMHDVLREMALWVGSTFGKEEEKQCVKTGVKLSFIPKDINWSVLRRISLVSNQIEQVSCCPKCPNLSTLFLGDNKLEGISDKFFKFMPALVVLDLSRNRDLSELPEGIRSLTSLRYLNLSHTRISSLSVGLKRLRKLISLDLEFTWLESIDGIGTSLPNLQVLKLYRSPVFIDARSIEELQLLEHLKILTGSVVDALMLESIQRVERLASCVQRLWIINLSAKVVTFNTVALGGLRELDIELSGISEIKIDLKSKEKEDLPCNSSPCFKHLSSIFLRSLEGPKELTWLLFAPNLKHLEVAYSGSLEEIINKEKGMRISNVHPDMMVPFQKLESFSLRGLDELKRICSNPPTLPSLKKIVVEHCRKLPKAATESFRDMNRNNEVDE from the coding sequence ATGGGAGGCTGTGTAGCACTAAATTTCTCATGTGATCAAGCGGTGAATCAAACCTGCAGCTGCTTATTTGGTAATAGAAATTACATTTATATGATGAAGGCTAATCTCGAGGCTCTGGAGACAGCTAGGCAAAAACTTCAAGAAAGGCGAGAGGATCTGTTAATAAGAGTTTCCATAGAAGAAGGTAGAGGTTTGGAGCGGCTACCTCAAGTTGAAGGATGGTTTTCAAGGGTAGCGAGTATTGACTCTCAGGTCAGTGATCTGCTTAAGGTTAAACCAACTGAAATCAAAAGATTGTGTATTTTTGGATATTTTTCCAAAAAATGCATATCAAGCTGTAAGTATGGTAAAGACGTATGGAAGAAGTTGGAAGAAGTTAAAGAGCTTCTGTCTGAAGGAGTTTTTGAAGAGTTGGCCGGAAAAAGACCTGCACCAAAGGTGGTGAAGAAAGTTATCCAAACAACAATAGGTTTGGATTCAATGGTTAGAAAGGCATGGGACAGCATCATGAAACCTGAACGAAGAACTTTAGGTATTTATGGCATGGGGGGAGTTGGGAAAACAACCCTCTTAGCTCGTATCAACAACAAATTCAACGAAGAGGTGAATGAACTTGATGTTGTGATATGGGTTGTGGTCTCTAAAGATTTGCAATACAACGGCATTCGGAATCAGATTCTAGGAAAATTACGTGTTGACAAGGACTGGGAAAAGGAAACAGAAGAGGAGAAAACATCTTCCATAGACAAAATCCTAGGAAGAAAGAAATTTATAGTGCTATTAGATGATCTGTGGAGCGAGGTAGATTTGGACAAGATTGGAGTTCCACGTCCAACTCAAGAAAATGGATCAAAGATAGTTTTCACCACTCGCTCAAAGGAAGTTTGCAGATACATGGAAGCTGATGATGAGTTAAAACTTAATGTTTTGTCAACGAATGAAGCGTGGGAACTGTTTCAAAATGTAGTTGGAGAAGTCTCATTAAAGCGGCATCCAGATATTCCCACACTTGCAAAAAAAATTTCTGAAAAATGTTATGGCTTGCCACTTGCACTCAATGTGATTGCGAAGGCCATGTCATGTAAAGAGGATGTACATGAATGGAGTCATGCAATTGATGTTCTCAATACATCTAGGCACAAGTTTCCAGGTATGGAAGAAAAGATTCTTTCAATTTTGAAGTTCAGCTATGATGGTTTAGAGGACGAAAAGGTGAAATCATGCTTCCTATATTGTTCTTTGTTCCCGGAAGATTATGAAATAAAGAAGGAGGAGTTGATAGAGTATTGGATCAACGAAGGATTTATAAATGGAAAGAGAGATGAAGATGGAAGTAACAACCAAGGTCATGTTATAATTGGTTCATTAGTTCGTGCGCATCTATTGATGGAGTTCGAAAAAGAATTCACACCCGCTGTGAAAATGCATGATGTGCTACGTGAAATGGCTCTTTGGGTAGGGTCTACGTTTGGAAAAGAGGAAGAAAAACAGTGCGTCAAAACCGGTGTGAAGCTAAGCTTTATACCAAAGGACATCAACTGGTCAGTTTTGAGAAGGATCTCATTGGTGAGTAATCAAATTGAACAGGTATCTTGCTGTCCCAAATGCCCCAACCTTTCGACTCTATTTCTCGGGGATAACAAGTTGGAGGGTATATCAGATAAATTCTTTAAGTTTATGCCAGCCCTTGTCGTCTTGGATCTTTCGCGTAACCGTGATCTTAGTGAATTGCCGGAAGGAATTCGCAGCTTGACTTCCTTGCGATACCTCAATTTATCACACACACGTATAAGTTCGTTATCGGTTGGTTTGAAGAGGTTGAGGAAACTAATAAGCCTAGACCTGGAGTTTACCTGGCTTGAAAGCATTGATGGAATAGGAACAAGCTTACCAAATCTTCAGGTGTTGAAACTATATCGTTCTCCTGTTTTTATTGATGCACGTTCAATTGAAGAGCTTCAACTTTTAGAGCACTTGAAGATTTTAACAGGAAGCGTGGTAGATGCTTTAATGTTGGAAAGTATCCAAAGAGTTGAGCGATTGGCGAGTTGTGTTCAACGCCTTTGGATTATCAATTTGTCTGCCAAGGTTGTAACATTTAACACGGTAGCTCTGGGTGGTCTTCGAGAACTTGATATTGAGTTGTCCGGAATCTCAGAGATAAAGATAGACTTGAAAAGCAAAGAGAAGGAAGATCTTCCATGTAACAGTTCTCCATGCTTCAAGCACCTCTCAAGTATTTTTTTACGCAGTTTGGAAGGTCCAAAAGAATTGACCTGGTTATTGTTTGCTCCAAATCTCAAGCATCTAGAGGTGGCATATTCAGGAAGCCTAGAAGAAATAATAAATAAGGAGAAGGGAATGCGTATTAGCAATGTGCATCCTGATATGATGGTTCCCTTTCAGAAGCTAGAATCCTTCAGTTTAAGGGGTTTGGATGAATTAAAGAGAATATGCTCAAATCCTCCAACTCTTCCATCCCTGAAAAAAATTGTTGTCGAACACTGCCGAAAGCTGCCGAAAGCTGCCACAGAGAGTTTCCGAGACATGAACAGGAATAATGAAGTTGATGAATGA